Sequence from the Pararhizobium gei genome:
TGTCCGGTAATGATATCCACAAGGTCAGTCTTATCCGTCATGGCCGCCGTCTTCCGTCAGTTTGGTCGTCTGGTCGCGGTTTACCATGCGAGGCGGCCAAAGGAAAATAGTTGAGATGCGGCATGTTGCCTGCTGCCAGGGACGACATCCTGTGGGCGACGCCTTGTGCTTGCTCCCTCAACCAGCTGTCGGAGACGTGAGACACAATTGTCTTGTGGTTCGGCTGCAATGGGAGCATGCTCAATTCTTCGGCAGTATCTTGTGCGGGCGCTGCCGCTTCGGGGCATTTACCCTGGCCTCAAAAAAGGAGGACGTCTTGTCTTCCACGATTCATCAAGATTTCGTTCGCTCCATCCAACTGAGACCGATCGGTCGAACCGGTCGTCGCGGTTCCGGACGGATAGCGCTTCGCGCATCTTTCCTGGAGCCCAACGAAACGCTTTCCTTTCTGCATCGTCGCCTCAGGCTCTCGGTCAGGACCGACAGCGCACGTCTGCGGGGTATCGGCGTCGGCACGGATCAAGCGTTTTCAGCCATGGACACGCCGCGCCGCACGGCAGCGGGCATCGCAGTCTATAACTGGAAACCGGAGCCGAAGATGCCCCGACAGAGTGTCGTCCCACAATCGGAGGCCGACAGCGTCGTGCGCGACGATGTTTAGGGCTGGACCGCCGTCCATATCTGCCGTGGGGCTTTTCCTGATCCGGTCTTCACTGGTCGTTTCCCTGATTTTCATCGTCATTTTCGCCATGTCGTAACTGCGCGTGCCCACCAGATCGAAAGTACACCATGACCTTGTCCTTCCCGAACAATGCCCGCAGCTATGATGAAACCAAGAGGCGGGTTCGGTTCACCGGCTATGACGGTATGTTCGAAGTGAAATTCTTCGTAGCCGCCGACGTTCTGTCGAAGAATCTTGTTGCCCGCACCTCGGGCGAGCGGGACTATCTCGATGCTTTCGACCGGATGCGCGTCAAGATTCTTGACGTGGCGCAGCGGGCCTATAACAGCAAGCGCCAATCCACGGTGCTGCTGGACCTGTCGAATTTCAGATAGCGTGCCGATGGCGCTTGGCTGTCTTATCGACATTCGGGATCCCAGTCTGGCAAACCGCATCCGCGCCGCCTATCCTGTGCGTCATGGATTCTGATTCTGTAAAAATCCCGAAACTGTCGCTGGCCGAAATCGCTTTCAGTGTGCTGTTGCGTCTGGTGGCGGTCGCATGCTTCTGGTTCGGGTTGAACTATTGGGCTCTGTTAGTCGGCTTTTCGTTCGGGGGAAGCGGCCGTTTCGATCTTTTGTCCGTGCCGTGGCGGGTGGCGGCGACCGCGCTTGCCGTTGTTTATCCGGTTGCAGCCCTTGGACTTTGGCTTCTGGTCTCATGGGGCCCGGTCCTCTGGGTGGTCGCCGCTGCCGCGGAGATTGCCATGTTCGGGGCCTATCCGCAGGTGTTCGGGCAGAAGCCGCTGCTCATCATTTTGCACGGCGCGGTCGCAACGGTGTTCGTGATTTTTCGCGTCGTGATCGCCGTTCAAAAGGCAAGGCGGGCCAAGGCAGCAAGAATTGATTTACCTTGAGACAACGGCTGTGAATCGTAAGGCGCTGTTAAGGCTGTAGTTTAAGTCGAATTTTATACGTATTCGATAGTGTCTGTCTCAAGGCGGGAAGAGAACACACACCGCCAAACAAAACAGTGAGGCAGTCATCATGAACGCTAAAATGAAACCACAGGTCGTTTCCGTCAAAGAACCCCATGAAGATGCGATCCGCTCGCTCTACATGGAATCCCTTCATCTCGTCGAGCGTCTGCACCGTCGCCTGCTCGATGTCATCAAGGACGAATTCGATCGCCAGGGCCGTTCGGACGTCAATGCCGTCCAGGCGCTTCTCCTCTTCAACATCGGCAATTCCGAACTGACGGCAGGCGAACTGCGCTCGCGCGGTTACTATCTCGGCTCGAACGTATCCTACAATGTTAAAAAGCTGGTTGACCTCGGCTTCATCAATCACCAGCGCTCGCGCATCGACCGCCGCTCGGTCCGCATCAGCCTGACGGACGATGGCCAGGAGATCGCCGAAACGGTCGCCAAACTCTATGAGCGCCACATCGGCTCCATCCAGAAAGTCGGCGGTATCGGCACCGACGAGTTCGGCCAGATGAACAAGCTCCTGCAGCGCCTCGACCGCTTCTGGAACGATACCATGCTCTACAAGCTGTAATGTTCGCCATACAGTGCTGACGGGTGCGCGAGGCGCACCCGTCGCGTCCTCTGGTAGAGGAGGGGGCGATCGTCTATTGCACGCGCAATTCTTCGTCCTTGTTCACATATTGCTGGTTGGTAAGACCAGAACCTTCATGTTGCCAGATGAACTCGCCGCGCTCGTCGCCGTCATCGGCTGTGCCTAAGGCCTGCACCGCGACGCGGTCGTCATGTTCAATGATGCCCTCGAAGACATTTTTCGACTCGCTGTTATTGATGCGCTGAAACACGCGCACCGTTGCGGTGTCGCCCTCATTTTTCACGTAGATGGTAAATGCCATGGGTTTTCTCCTTGGTTGGTGATGTCGATCATCATGTCTTCGGATGAATGGGAACGGGCGGTGAAACGGCGACGATCCGGGCCTGCGCCTCGACCATCCTGTTCA
This genomic interval carries:
- a CDS encoding DUF1488 domain-containing protein, which translates into the protein MTLSFPNNARSYDETKRRVRFTGYDGMFEVKFFVAADVLSKNLVARTSGERDYLDAFDRMRVKILDVAQRAYNSKRQSTVLLDLSNFR
- a CDS encoding DUF6163 family protein; its protein translation is MDSDSVKIPKLSLAEIAFSVLLRLVAVACFWFGLNYWALLVGFSFGGSGRFDLLSVPWRVAATALAVVYPVAALGLWLLVSWGPVLWVVAAAAEIAMFGAYPQVFGQKPLLIILHGAVATVFVIFRVVIAVQKARRAKAARIDLP
- the ldtR gene encoding transcriptional regulator LdtR, coding for MNAKMKPQVVSVKEPHEDAIRSLYMESLHLVERLHRRLLDVIKDEFDRQGRSDVNAVQALLLFNIGNSELTAGELRSRGYYLGSNVSYNVKKLVDLGFINHQRSRIDRRSVRISLTDDGQEIAETVAKLYERHIGSIQKVGGIGTDEFGQMNKLLQRLDRFWNDTMLYKL